From Phalacrocorax carbo chromosome 6, bPhaCar2.1, whole genome shotgun sequence, a single genomic window includes:
- the PTPRC gene encoding receptor-type tyrosine-protein phosphatase C isoform X3, whose protein sequence is MCLWLKLLAFGVAILRQDAFIKGAVSAMSTPGVSPADSTYLSTHTGSVPAMGLSNSPRSSTAALTTRAPIALKNASSDDYSSTSLHSTIAPVNTPANTGIMPTHTIGPSTVTTKEPCDNISYTITCVEGNKHMAKVILKNLRENRDYFIEVCDKNFTVNSNTNGIELQRCESYNVTVGNCLAAPSHILPENSTSLLSVSDETDRSAKLCLEYSFYCADMNVSCNGTEYVVENFGAFNQTCKKLNKLLPNRYYNCIGTVHFFGTVINETFNITTDYGVPGNLSISIILNATAVSLAWNESTNGSSNPAHGYRVICNGSNPNCTKEHNFVCSNLEPYTNGSVSVTPFTKSRYTEKNIDGETVTLHFRTRSAEPREVTGVTTTLIADNAVQIKCKNQEVFGEKTVFELVWGNDERNDSKENSCDFIKENLRYLTSYTFKIVVFNGEHRGPPVKHSVTTRYNSKALIIFLAFLIIVTTIALLLVLYKIYDLHKKKLSNSSEGVNLVAVKDDDRQLLNIEPIPSEQLLDMYRRKIADEGRLFLDEFQSIPRVFTRYSIKEAKKSHNQNKNRYIDILPYDHNRVELSEIPGNPGSDYINASYIDGFKEPRKYIAAQGPKDETTDDFWRMIWEQKATIIVMVTRCEEGKRNKCAQYWPSMENGSAAYGDIIVKINESKTCPDYVIQKLHITNGRERTTGRDVTHIQFTSWPDHGVPEDPHLLLKLRRRVNALSNFFSGPIVVHCSAGVGRTGTYIGIDAMLEGLDAEGRVDVYGYVVKLRRQRCLMVQVESQYILIHQALVEYNQYGETEVSLSELHSYLNNLKRKDPPSDPSLLEAEFQRLPSYKGWRTQNTGNREENKSKNRNANIIPYDFNRVPIKHEDECNREGEHDSDDSSDEDSDCEESSRYINASFITGYWGPKAMIATQGPLQETISDFWQMVFQRKVKVIVMLTELKEGDQELCAQYWGEGKQTYDGIEVQMTDVNCCPSYTIRAFDVTHLKTKETQKVYQYQYHKWSGLDVPENPKDLVGMILNLKQKVPARPVTEDNRSTRSVPLVVHCRDGSQQTGVFCALMTLLESAEIEEVIDVFQVVKALRRTRLGVVSTFEHYQFLYDTIASTYPAQNGQIMKNSQQEDKVEFCSEVDKTDQETDLITIDLTPPTPEKNELSEVCDDSKAADSTKGTESSTNGPTTPVLT, encoded by the exons gagCTGTGTCAGCAATGTCTACACCTG GTGTCTCTCCTGCAGACAGCACATACCTCTCCACGCACACAGGCTCCGTCCCTGCCATGGGACTCTCCAACTCACCAcgcagcagcactgctgccctCACCACACGCGCTCCCATTGCCTTGAAGAATGCTTCATCAG ATGATTACAGTTCAACATCCTTGCACAGCACCATCGCACCAGTCAACACGCCAGCAAACACTGGGATCATGCCCACTCACACCATAG GACCTTCCACGGTGACAACTAAAGAACCTTGTG ataaTATTAGTTATACCATAACATGTGTAGAAGGCAATAAACACATGGCTAAAGTTATACTAAAAAAtctcagagaaaacagagactATTTTATTGAGGTATGTGACAAGAACTTCACTGTGAATTCCAACACCAATGGAATAGAACTTCAGAGATGTGAGAGTTACAATGTTACTGTTGGAAATTGCTTAGCCGCTCCCTCTCATATTCTGCCTG AGAACAGCACGAGCCTTTTGAGTGTTTCAGATGAAACAGACAGGTCTGCAAAGTTATGTTTGGAATACTCATTTTACTGTGCTGATATGAATGTTAGCTGCAATG GTACAGAATACGTTGTAGAAAACTTTGGAGCATTCAATCAAACTTGTAAGAAGCTGAACAAGTTATTACCCAACAGGTATTACAACTGCATTGGTACTGTACATTTTTTTGGAACAGTTATCAACGAAACCTTCAACATAACCACAGATTATGGTG TTCCAGGAAATTTAAGCATCAGTATAATATTGAACGCCACAGCTGTATCACTTGCGTGGAATGAATCTACGAACGGGTCAAGTAATCCTGCACATGGCTATAGGGTGATATGCAATGGCAGCA atccAAATTGTACCAAGGAACATAACTTTGTTTGCAGCAACTTAGAACCTTATACCAACGGTTCTGTATCTGTGACTCCATTTACAAAGAGCAGatatacagagaaaaatattgacGGAGAAACTGTAACACTTCACTTTAGGACTAGGTCAGCCG AACCAAGGGAAGTGACTGGAGTTACTACAACATTGATAGCTGATAATGCTGTCCAAATTAAGTGCAAAAATcaagaagtgtttggagaaaaaacagtatttgagTTGGTTTGGGGAAATGATGAAAGAAATGACTCCAAAGAAAATTCTTGtgattttataaaagaaaatctcagGTATTTGACAAGCTATACATTTAAG ATTGTAGTGTTTAATGGAGAACATAGAGGGCCACCAGTAAAGCATAGTGTGACAACCAGAT ATAATTCTAAAGCCCTGATTATATTCTTGGCATTCTTGATTATTGTGACAACAATTGCTTTACTACTGGTTCTGTACAAAATCTATgatcttcacaaaaaaaaacttag CAATTCATCTGAAGGCGTGAATCTTGTTGCAG TTAAAGATGATGACAGGCAACTTCTGAACATAGAGCCGATACCTTCGGAGCAATTGCTGGACATGTACAGGAGGAAGATTGCTGATGAAGGAAGACTTTTCTTGGATGAATTTCAG AGTATTCCTAGAGTTTTCACTAGATATTCAATAAAGGAGGCCAAAAAAAGCCATAATCAGAACAAAAACCGTTACATTGATATCCTTCCAT atGATCATAACCGTGTTGAGCTCTCAGAGATCCCAGGAAACCCAGGATCAGACTATATCAATGCAAGTTATATTGAT GGCTTCAAAGAACCAAGAAAATACATTGCTGCACAAG GCCCCAAGGATGAAACCACAGATGATTTCTGGAGAATGATCTGGGAACAGAAGGCAACAATTATTGTCATGGTGACTCGCTGTGAGGAAGGAAAGCGG AACAAATGTGCCCAGTACTGGCCATCAATGGAGAATGGCTCTGCAGCATATGGGGACATCATTGTGAAGATCAATGAAAGTAAAACGTGTCCAGACTATGTCATTCAGAAACTACACATCACAAAT ggaagagaaaggacaaCTGGAAGAGATGTCACTCATATTCAGTTCACAAGCTGGCCAGACCATGGAGTCCCTGAGGATCCCCATCTCCTTCTCAAACTCCGACGCAGAGTTAATGCTCTCAGCAACTTTTTTAGTGGCCCAATAGTGGTTCATTGCAg TGCTGGTGTCGGGCGCACTGGGACATACATAGGTATTGATGCCATGCTGGAAGGGCTGGATGCAGAAGGCAGAGTGGATGTTTATGGCTATGTTGTGAAGCTCCGTCGGCAGCGGTGCCTCATGGTTCAAGTAGAG TCACAGTACATCCTTATCCATCAAGCGCTAGTGGAATACAATCAGTATGGAGAAACAGAGGTCAGTCTCTCAGAACTGCATTCCTATCTTAAcaatctgaaaaggaaagatcCTCCGAGTGATCCTTCTCTGCTGGAGGCAGAGTTTCAG AGATTACCTTCCTATAAGGGGTGGCGGACCCAGAACACTGGCAATcgtgaggaaaataaaagcaaaaataggaATGCCAACATAATACCAT ATGACTTTAACCGAGTGCCAATCAAGCACGAAGATGAATGCAACAGAGAGGGCGAACATGATTCAGATGATTCCTCAGACGAGGACAGTGACTGTGAGGAGTCAAGCAGATACATCAATGCTTCCTTCATAACT GGTTACTGGGGTCCAAAAGCCATGATTGCAACACAGGGACCACTGCAGGAAACTATTTCTGACTTCTGGCAAATGGTCTTCCAAAGAAAAGTCAAAGTCATTGTTATGCTGACGGAGCTGAAAGAAGGAGATCAG GAACTCTGTGCACAGTactggggagaaggaaaacaaacatatgatGGCATAGAGGTTCAAATGACAGATGTCAACTGTTGTCCTAGCTATACCATACGTGCATTTGATGTTACACATCTGAAG acaaaagaaacacagaaggtGTACCAGTATCAGTATCACAAGTGGAGTGGCTTGGATGTTCCGGAAAACCCCAAAGATCTAGTCGGCATGATTCTCAACCTTAAACAGAAAGTCCCAGCCAGACCAGTCACTGAGGACAACAGGAGTACCCGCAGCGTCCCGCTCGTTGTCCATTGCCG TGATGGATCACAGCAGACTGGGGTATTTTGTGCTTTAATGACCCTCTTGGAAAGTGCAGAAATAGAAGAAGTAATAGATGTTTTCCAAGTAGTAAAAGCTCTTCGTCGCACCAGGCTGGGAGTGGTCTCCACCTTT GAACATTACCAATTTCTGTATGACACCATTGCCAGCACCTACCCTGCACAGAATGGACAAATAATGAAGAACAGCCAGCAGGAAGATAAAGTTGAATTTTGCAGCGAAGTAGACAAAACAGATCAGGAAACTGATTTGATCACTATTGATCTTACCCCACCAACACCAGAGAAGAACGAGCTTTCTGAAGTATGTGATGATTCCAAGGCTGCAGATAGCACCAAGGGAACAGAAAGCTCTACAAATGGCCCCACAACTCCAGTTCTAACTTAG
- the PTPRC gene encoding receptor-type tyrosine-protein phosphatase C isoform X5, which yields MCLWLKLLAFGVAILRQDAFIKGAVSAMSTPDDYSSTSLHSTIAPVNTPANTGIMPTHTIGPSTVTTKEPCDNISYTITCVEGNKHMAKVILKNLRENRDYFIEVCDKNFTVNSNTNGIELQRCESYNVTVGNCLAAPSHILPENSTSLLSVSDETDRSAKLCLEYSFYCADMNVSCNGTEYVVENFGAFNQTCKKLNKLLPNRYYNCIGTVHFFGTVINETFNITTDYGVPGNLSISIILNATAVSLAWNESTNGSSNPAHGYRVICNGSNPNCTKEHNFVCSNLEPYTNGSVSVTPFTKSRYTEKNIDGETVTLHFRTRSAEPREVTGVTTTLIADNAVQIKCKNQEVFGEKTVFELVWGNDERNDSKENSCDFIKENLRYLTSYTFKIVVFNGEHRGPPVKHSVTTRYNSKALIIFLAFLIIVTTIALLLVLYKIYDLHKKKLSNSSEGVNLVAVKDDDRQLLNIEPIPSEQLLDMYRRKIADEGRLFLDEFQSIPRVFTRYSIKEAKKSHNQNKNRYIDILPYDHNRVELSEIPGNPGSDYINASYIDGFKEPRKYIAAQGPKDETTDDFWRMIWEQKATIIVMVTRCEEGKRNKCAQYWPSMENGSAAYGDIIVKINESKTCPDYVIQKLHITNGRERTTGRDVTHIQFTSWPDHGVPEDPHLLLKLRRRVNALSNFFSGPIVVHCSAGVGRTGTYIGIDAMLEGLDAEGRVDVYGYVVKLRRQRCLMVQVESQYILIHQALVEYNQYGETEVSLSELHSYLNNLKRKDPPSDPSLLEAEFQRLPSYKGWRTQNTGNREENKSKNRNANIIPYDFNRVPIKHEDECNREGEHDSDDSSDEDSDCEESSRYINASFITGYWGPKAMIATQGPLQETISDFWQMVFQRKVKVIVMLTELKEGDQELCAQYWGEGKQTYDGIEVQMTDVNCCPSYTIRAFDVTHLKTKETQKVYQYQYHKWSGLDVPENPKDLVGMILNLKQKVPARPVTEDNRSTRSVPLVVHCRDGSQQTGVFCALMTLLESAEIEEVIDVFQVVKALRRTRLGVVSTFEHYQFLYDTIASTYPAQNGQIMKNSQQEDKVEFCSEVDKTDQETDLITIDLTPPTPEKNELSEVCDDSKAADSTKGTESSTNGPTTPVLT from the exons gagCTGTGTCAGCAATGTCTACACCTG ATGATTACAGTTCAACATCCTTGCACAGCACCATCGCACCAGTCAACACGCCAGCAAACACTGGGATCATGCCCACTCACACCATAG GACCTTCCACGGTGACAACTAAAGAACCTTGTG ataaTATTAGTTATACCATAACATGTGTAGAAGGCAATAAACACATGGCTAAAGTTATACTAAAAAAtctcagagaaaacagagactATTTTATTGAGGTATGTGACAAGAACTTCACTGTGAATTCCAACACCAATGGAATAGAACTTCAGAGATGTGAGAGTTACAATGTTACTGTTGGAAATTGCTTAGCCGCTCCCTCTCATATTCTGCCTG AGAACAGCACGAGCCTTTTGAGTGTTTCAGATGAAACAGACAGGTCTGCAAAGTTATGTTTGGAATACTCATTTTACTGTGCTGATATGAATGTTAGCTGCAATG GTACAGAATACGTTGTAGAAAACTTTGGAGCATTCAATCAAACTTGTAAGAAGCTGAACAAGTTATTACCCAACAGGTATTACAACTGCATTGGTACTGTACATTTTTTTGGAACAGTTATCAACGAAACCTTCAACATAACCACAGATTATGGTG TTCCAGGAAATTTAAGCATCAGTATAATATTGAACGCCACAGCTGTATCACTTGCGTGGAATGAATCTACGAACGGGTCAAGTAATCCTGCACATGGCTATAGGGTGATATGCAATGGCAGCA atccAAATTGTACCAAGGAACATAACTTTGTTTGCAGCAACTTAGAACCTTATACCAACGGTTCTGTATCTGTGACTCCATTTACAAAGAGCAGatatacagagaaaaatattgacGGAGAAACTGTAACACTTCACTTTAGGACTAGGTCAGCCG AACCAAGGGAAGTGACTGGAGTTACTACAACATTGATAGCTGATAATGCTGTCCAAATTAAGTGCAAAAATcaagaagtgtttggagaaaaaacagtatttgagTTGGTTTGGGGAAATGATGAAAGAAATGACTCCAAAGAAAATTCTTGtgattttataaaagaaaatctcagGTATTTGACAAGCTATACATTTAAG ATTGTAGTGTTTAATGGAGAACATAGAGGGCCACCAGTAAAGCATAGTGTGACAACCAGAT ATAATTCTAAAGCCCTGATTATATTCTTGGCATTCTTGATTATTGTGACAACAATTGCTTTACTACTGGTTCTGTACAAAATCTATgatcttcacaaaaaaaaacttag CAATTCATCTGAAGGCGTGAATCTTGTTGCAG TTAAAGATGATGACAGGCAACTTCTGAACATAGAGCCGATACCTTCGGAGCAATTGCTGGACATGTACAGGAGGAAGATTGCTGATGAAGGAAGACTTTTCTTGGATGAATTTCAG AGTATTCCTAGAGTTTTCACTAGATATTCAATAAAGGAGGCCAAAAAAAGCCATAATCAGAACAAAAACCGTTACATTGATATCCTTCCAT atGATCATAACCGTGTTGAGCTCTCAGAGATCCCAGGAAACCCAGGATCAGACTATATCAATGCAAGTTATATTGAT GGCTTCAAAGAACCAAGAAAATACATTGCTGCACAAG GCCCCAAGGATGAAACCACAGATGATTTCTGGAGAATGATCTGGGAACAGAAGGCAACAATTATTGTCATGGTGACTCGCTGTGAGGAAGGAAAGCGG AACAAATGTGCCCAGTACTGGCCATCAATGGAGAATGGCTCTGCAGCATATGGGGACATCATTGTGAAGATCAATGAAAGTAAAACGTGTCCAGACTATGTCATTCAGAAACTACACATCACAAAT ggaagagaaaggacaaCTGGAAGAGATGTCACTCATATTCAGTTCACAAGCTGGCCAGACCATGGAGTCCCTGAGGATCCCCATCTCCTTCTCAAACTCCGACGCAGAGTTAATGCTCTCAGCAACTTTTTTAGTGGCCCAATAGTGGTTCATTGCAg TGCTGGTGTCGGGCGCACTGGGACATACATAGGTATTGATGCCATGCTGGAAGGGCTGGATGCAGAAGGCAGAGTGGATGTTTATGGCTATGTTGTGAAGCTCCGTCGGCAGCGGTGCCTCATGGTTCAAGTAGAG TCACAGTACATCCTTATCCATCAAGCGCTAGTGGAATACAATCAGTATGGAGAAACAGAGGTCAGTCTCTCAGAACTGCATTCCTATCTTAAcaatctgaaaaggaaagatcCTCCGAGTGATCCTTCTCTGCTGGAGGCAGAGTTTCAG AGATTACCTTCCTATAAGGGGTGGCGGACCCAGAACACTGGCAATcgtgaggaaaataaaagcaaaaataggaATGCCAACATAATACCAT ATGACTTTAACCGAGTGCCAATCAAGCACGAAGATGAATGCAACAGAGAGGGCGAACATGATTCAGATGATTCCTCAGACGAGGACAGTGACTGTGAGGAGTCAAGCAGATACATCAATGCTTCCTTCATAACT GGTTACTGGGGTCCAAAAGCCATGATTGCAACACAGGGACCACTGCAGGAAACTATTTCTGACTTCTGGCAAATGGTCTTCCAAAGAAAAGTCAAAGTCATTGTTATGCTGACGGAGCTGAAAGAAGGAGATCAG GAACTCTGTGCACAGTactggggagaaggaaaacaaacatatgatGGCATAGAGGTTCAAATGACAGATGTCAACTGTTGTCCTAGCTATACCATACGTGCATTTGATGTTACACATCTGAAG acaaaagaaacacagaaggtGTACCAGTATCAGTATCACAAGTGGAGTGGCTTGGATGTTCCGGAAAACCCCAAAGATCTAGTCGGCATGATTCTCAACCTTAAACAGAAAGTCCCAGCCAGACCAGTCACTGAGGACAACAGGAGTACCCGCAGCGTCCCGCTCGTTGTCCATTGCCG TGATGGATCACAGCAGACTGGGGTATTTTGTGCTTTAATGACCCTCTTGGAAAGTGCAGAAATAGAAGAAGTAATAGATGTTTTCCAAGTAGTAAAAGCTCTTCGTCGCACCAGGCTGGGAGTGGTCTCCACCTTT GAACATTACCAATTTCTGTATGACACCATTGCCAGCACCTACCCTGCACAGAATGGACAAATAATGAAGAACAGCCAGCAGGAAGATAAAGTTGAATTTTGCAGCGAAGTAGACAAAACAGATCAGGAAACTGATTTGATCACTATTGATCTTACCCCACCAACACCAGAGAAGAACGAGCTTTCTGAAGTATGTGATGATTCCAAGGCTGCAGATAGCACCAAGGGAACAGAAAGCTCTACAAATGGCCCCACAACTCCAGTTCTAACTTAG
- the PTPRC gene encoding receptor-type tyrosine-protein phosphatase C isoform X6 encodes MCLWLKLLAFGVAILRQDAFIKGAVSAMSTPGPSTVTTKEPCDNISYTITCVEGNKHMAKVILKNLRENRDYFIEVCDKNFTVNSNTNGIELQRCESYNVTVGNCLAAPSHILPENSTSLLSVSDETDRSAKLCLEYSFYCADMNVSCNGTEYVVENFGAFNQTCKKLNKLLPNRYYNCIGTVHFFGTVINETFNITTDYGVPGNLSISIILNATAVSLAWNESTNGSSNPAHGYRVICNGSNPNCTKEHNFVCSNLEPYTNGSVSVTPFTKSRYTEKNIDGETVTLHFRTRSAEPREVTGVTTTLIADNAVQIKCKNQEVFGEKTVFELVWGNDERNDSKENSCDFIKENLRYLTSYTFKIVVFNGEHRGPPVKHSVTTRYNSKALIIFLAFLIIVTTIALLLVLYKIYDLHKKKLSNSSEGVNLVAVKDDDRQLLNIEPIPSEQLLDMYRRKIADEGRLFLDEFQSIPRVFTRYSIKEAKKSHNQNKNRYIDILPYDHNRVELSEIPGNPGSDYINASYIDGFKEPRKYIAAQGPKDETTDDFWRMIWEQKATIIVMVTRCEEGKRNKCAQYWPSMENGSAAYGDIIVKINESKTCPDYVIQKLHITNGRERTTGRDVTHIQFTSWPDHGVPEDPHLLLKLRRRVNALSNFFSGPIVVHCSAGVGRTGTYIGIDAMLEGLDAEGRVDVYGYVVKLRRQRCLMVQVESQYILIHQALVEYNQYGETEVSLSELHSYLNNLKRKDPPSDPSLLEAEFQRLPSYKGWRTQNTGNREENKSKNRNANIIPYDFNRVPIKHEDECNREGEHDSDDSSDEDSDCEESSRYINASFITGYWGPKAMIATQGPLQETISDFWQMVFQRKVKVIVMLTELKEGDQELCAQYWGEGKQTYDGIEVQMTDVNCCPSYTIRAFDVTHLKTKETQKVYQYQYHKWSGLDVPENPKDLVGMILNLKQKVPARPVTEDNRSTRSVPLVVHCRDGSQQTGVFCALMTLLESAEIEEVIDVFQVVKALRRTRLGVVSTFEHYQFLYDTIASTYPAQNGQIMKNSQQEDKVEFCSEVDKTDQETDLITIDLTPPTPEKNELSEVCDDSKAADSTKGTESSTNGPTTPVLT; translated from the exons gagCTGTGTCAGCAATGTCTACACCTG GACCTTCCACGGTGACAACTAAAGAACCTTGTG ataaTATTAGTTATACCATAACATGTGTAGAAGGCAATAAACACATGGCTAAAGTTATACTAAAAAAtctcagagaaaacagagactATTTTATTGAGGTATGTGACAAGAACTTCACTGTGAATTCCAACACCAATGGAATAGAACTTCAGAGATGTGAGAGTTACAATGTTACTGTTGGAAATTGCTTAGCCGCTCCCTCTCATATTCTGCCTG AGAACAGCACGAGCCTTTTGAGTGTTTCAGATGAAACAGACAGGTCTGCAAAGTTATGTTTGGAATACTCATTTTACTGTGCTGATATGAATGTTAGCTGCAATG GTACAGAATACGTTGTAGAAAACTTTGGAGCATTCAATCAAACTTGTAAGAAGCTGAACAAGTTATTACCCAACAGGTATTACAACTGCATTGGTACTGTACATTTTTTTGGAACAGTTATCAACGAAACCTTCAACATAACCACAGATTATGGTG TTCCAGGAAATTTAAGCATCAGTATAATATTGAACGCCACAGCTGTATCACTTGCGTGGAATGAATCTACGAACGGGTCAAGTAATCCTGCACATGGCTATAGGGTGATATGCAATGGCAGCA atccAAATTGTACCAAGGAACATAACTTTGTTTGCAGCAACTTAGAACCTTATACCAACGGTTCTGTATCTGTGACTCCATTTACAAAGAGCAGatatacagagaaaaatattgacGGAGAAACTGTAACACTTCACTTTAGGACTAGGTCAGCCG AACCAAGGGAAGTGACTGGAGTTACTACAACATTGATAGCTGATAATGCTGTCCAAATTAAGTGCAAAAATcaagaagtgtttggagaaaaaacagtatttgagTTGGTTTGGGGAAATGATGAAAGAAATGACTCCAAAGAAAATTCTTGtgattttataaaagaaaatctcagGTATTTGACAAGCTATACATTTAAG ATTGTAGTGTTTAATGGAGAACATAGAGGGCCACCAGTAAAGCATAGTGTGACAACCAGAT ATAATTCTAAAGCCCTGATTATATTCTTGGCATTCTTGATTATTGTGACAACAATTGCTTTACTACTGGTTCTGTACAAAATCTATgatcttcacaaaaaaaaacttag CAATTCATCTGAAGGCGTGAATCTTGTTGCAG TTAAAGATGATGACAGGCAACTTCTGAACATAGAGCCGATACCTTCGGAGCAATTGCTGGACATGTACAGGAGGAAGATTGCTGATGAAGGAAGACTTTTCTTGGATGAATTTCAG AGTATTCCTAGAGTTTTCACTAGATATTCAATAAAGGAGGCCAAAAAAAGCCATAATCAGAACAAAAACCGTTACATTGATATCCTTCCAT atGATCATAACCGTGTTGAGCTCTCAGAGATCCCAGGAAACCCAGGATCAGACTATATCAATGCAAGTTATATTGAT GGCTTCAAAGAACCAAGAAAATACATTGCTGCACAAG GCCCCAAGGATGAAACCACAGATGATTTCTGGAGAATGATCTGGGAACAGAAGGCAACAATTATTGTCATGGTGACTCGCTGTGAGGAAGGAAAGCGG AACAAATGTGCCCAGTACTGGCCATCAATGGAGAATGGCTCTGCAGCATATGGGGACATCATTGTGAAGATCAATGAAAGTAAAACGTGTCCAGACTATGTCATTCAGAAACTACACATCACAAAT ggaagagaaaggacaaCTGGAAGAGATGTCACTCATATTCAGTTCACAAGCTGGCCAGACCATGGAGTCCCTGAGGATCCCCATCTCCTTCTCAAACTCCGACGCAGAGTTAATGCTCTCAGCAACTTTTTTAGTGGCCCAATAGTGGTTCATTGCAg TGCTGGTGTCGGGCGCACTGGGACATACATAGGTATTGATGCCATGCTGGAAGGGCTGGATGCAGAAGGCAGAGTGGATGTTTATGGCTATGTTGTGAAGCTCCGTCGGCAGCGGTGCCTCATGGTTCAAGTAGAG TCACAGTACATCCTTATCCATCAAGCGCTAGTGGAATACAATCAGTATGGAGAAACAGAGGTCAGTCTCTCAGAACTGCATTCCTATCTTAAcaatctgaaaaggaaagatcCTCCGAGTGATCCTTCTCTGCTGGAGGCAGAGTTTCAG AGATTACCTTCCTATAAGGGGTGGCGGACCCAGAACACTGGCAATcgtgaggaaaataaaagcaaaaataggaATGCCAACATAATACCAT ATGACTTTAACCGAGTGCCAATCAAGCACGAAGATGAATGCAACAGAGAGGGCGAACATGATTCAGATGATTCCTCAGACGAGGACAGTGACTGTGAGGAGTCAAGCAGATACATCAATGCTTCCTTCATAACT GGTTACTGGGGTCCAAAAGCCATGATTGCAACACAGGGACCACTGCAGGAAACTATTTCTGACTTCTGGCAAATGGTCTTCCAAAGAAAAGTCAAAGTCATTGTTATGCTGACGGAGCTGAAAGAAGGAGATCAG GAACTCTGTGCACAGTactggggagaaggaaaacaaacatatgatGGCATAGAGGTTCAAATGACAGATGTCAACTGTTGTCCTAGCTATACCATACGTGCATTTGATGTTACACATCTGAAG acaaaagaaacacagaaggtGTACCAGTATCAGTATCACAAGTGGAGTGGCTTGGATGTTCCGGAAAACCCCAAAGATCTAGTCGGCATGATTCTCAACCTTAAACAGAAAGTCCCAGCCAGACCAGTCACTGAGGACAACAGGAGTACCCGCAGCGTCCCGCTCGTTGTCCATTGCCG TGATGGATCACAGCAGACTGGGGTATTTTGTGCTTTAATGACCCTCTTGGAAAGTGCAGAAATAGAAGAAGTAATAGATGTTTTCCAAGTAGTAAAAGCTCTTCGTCGCACCAGGCTGGGAGTGGTCTCCACCTTT GAACATTACCAATTTCTGTATGACACCATTGCCAGCACCTACCCTGCACAGAATGGACAAATAATGAAGAACAGCCAGCAGGAAGATAAAGTTGAATTTTGCAGCGAAGTAGACAAAACAGATCAGGAAACTGATTTGATCACTATTGATCTTACCCCACCAACACCAGAGAAGAACGAGCTTTCTGAAGTATGTGATGATTCCAAGGCTGCAGATAGCACCAAGGGAACAGAAAGCTCTACAAATGGCCCCACAACTCCAGTTCTAACTTAG